A genomic window from Nicotiana sylvestris chromosome 11, ASM39365v2, whole genome shotgun sequence includes:
- the LOC104212513 gene encoding uncharacterized protein, translating to MAKDRLRGLGYVEEVTYELCNKEEESIDHLFFSCSYTSQLWTVLLQWQGICRMTMRWTDELNWTIKCCKGRSIKIELYRLILAEAVYHVWQERNNRIFRGMKQSIQELVREIVQAVHGRGRCV from the coding sequence ATGGCTAAAGATAGACTGAGAGGACTGGGATACGTGGAGGAGGTCACATATGAACTATGCAACAAAGAAGAGGAGTCTATCGATCACCTGTTCTTTTCCTGTTCCTACACTTCACAATTATGGACAGTGCTGTTGCAATGGCAGGGGATTTGCAGAATGACAATGCGATGGACTGATGAACTCAACTGGACAATCAAATGCTGCAAAGGAAGGAGCATTAAAATAGAACTATATCGACTAATACTTGCAGAAGCAGTATATCATGTCTGGCAGGAAAGAAATAATAGAATTTTTAGAGGAATGAAGCAGTCCATACAGGAGCTTGTTCGAGAGATAGTTCAAGCAGTAcatggacgaggaagatgtgTATAA